The window TTCATCAAGTGCTGTAACAAGCTCGATGATTGACTTTGTCTTCTCTGGGTCATCAGGATTATTTAATGCTTCAAGAGCACTTCCCTGAATGATCGGGACTTCGTCTCCCGGGAATTCATAGTCATTAAGAAGATCTCTGACCTCGAGTTCAACTAATTCGATAAGTTCAGGATCATCGACCATATCTGTCTTATTTAAATAAACCACAACATAAGGCACATTCACTTGCTTTGCAAGAAGAATATGTTCTCTTGTCTGGGGCATGACACCATCAGCAGCACTGACGACGAGGATTGTTCCGTCCATCTGTGCAGCACCGGTAATCATGTTTTTGATATAGTCAGCATGACCTGGACAGTCAACATGTGCGTAATGACGATTATCACTTTCATACTCAACGTGAGCTGTTGCAATGGTTATACCACGTTCTTTCTCTTCTGGGGCATTATCGATCTGATCGAAAGAGACATAAGATGCCTGCCCCTTTTTTGAAAGAACAAGGGTCATTGCTGCAGTTAATGTGGTCTTTCCATGGTCAATGTGACCGATGGTTCCAACATTAACATGCGGTTTTGTTCTCTTATAAGTTTCCTTTGCCATGTATCCTCCTGATATTATACATTTCTATGGAGCTCATGACCGGGATTGAACCGGTGACCTCATCCTTACCAAGGATGTGCTCTACCGACTGAGCTACATGAGCATGGAGCGGGAAACGGGGTTCGAACCCGCGACCCTTAGCTT is drawn from Candidatus Cloacimonadota bacterium and contains these coding sequences:
- the tuf gene encoding elongation factor Tu, whose translation is MAKETYKRTKPHVNVGTIGHIDHGKTTLTAAMTLVLSKKGQASYVSFDQIDNAPEEKERGITIATAHVEYESDNRHYAHVDCPGHADYIKNMITGAAQMDGTILVVSAADGVMPQTREHILLAKQVNVPYVVVYLNKTDMVDDPELIELVELEVRDLLNDYEFPGDEVPIIQGSALEALNNPDDPEKTKSIIELVTALDEYIPLPERKTDQPFLMPIEDIFSIPGRGTVATGRIERGVVKVGDKVERVGIRETREIVVTGVEMFRKLLDRGEAGDNVGVLLRGIAKDEIERGMVLAKPGSITPHKKFKGETYILTADEGGRHKPFFSGYRPQFYFRTTDVTGTLHLPEGTDMVMPGDRVIMEIELLTPIAMEKGLRFAIREGGRTVGAGVVTEIIE